One segment of Manihot esculenta cultivar AM560-2 chromosome 4, M.esculenta_v8, whole genome shotgun sequence DNA contains the following:
- the LOC110613769 gene encoding V-type proton ATPase subunit C has protein sequence MATRYWVVSLPVQNSASTLWNRLQEQISKHSFDTPLYRFNIPNLRVGTLDSLLSLSDDLLKSNSFIEGVSHKIRRQIEELERVSGVESSALTVDGVPVDSYLTRFIWDEAKYPTMSPLKEIVDSIHTQVAKIEDDLKVRVAEYNNVRSQLNAINRKQSGSLAVRDLSNLVKPEDIISSEHLVTLLAVVPKYSQKDWLASYETLTSYVVPRSSKKLHEDNEYALYTVTLFRRVADNFRTSARDKGFQIRDFEYSPEAQESRKQELEKLVQDQESFRSSLLQWSYTSYGEVFSSWMHFCAVRIFSESILRYGLPPSFLACVLAPSVKGEKKVRSILEGLCDSANSSFWKSEDEVGGGMAALGGDADAHPYVSFTINLV, from the exons ATGGCGACAAGATACTGGGTGGTGTCCCTGCCGGTTCAAAACTCTGCTTCCACTTTATGGAATCGTTTACAAGAGCAAATCTCCAAGCATTCTTTTGATACTCCTCTCTACAGG ttCAATATTCCTAATCTACGTGTTGGAACACTGGATTCTCTTCTCTCCCTCAGCGACGATCTCTTGAAG TCCAATAGCTTTATAGAAGGAGTCTCTCACAAGATCAGGAGACAGATCGAGGAATTGGAGAGGGTTTCTGGTGTGGAAAGCAGTGCTTTGACTGTAGATGGTGTACCTGTAGATTCGTATCTCACCAG GTTTATTTGGGACGAAGCCAAGTATCCAACCATGTCACCTCTTAAGGAAATTGTGGACAGCATTCATACGCAAGTGGCAAAGATTGAGGATGATCTCAAG GTTCGTGTTGCTGAGTATAACAATGTGCGCAGTCAACTCAATGCCATTAATCGGAAGCAAAGTGGAAG CTTAGCTGTTCGTGATCTTTCCAATTTGGTAAAGCCAGAGGATATTATTTCCTCTGAACATCTTGTGACCCTTCTTGCAGTTGTTCCCAAGTACTCACAGAAAGATTGGTTGGCTAGTTATGAAACATTGACTAGCTATGTG GTTCCCAGGTCCTCCAAGAAGTTACACGAGGATAATGAATATGCTCTTTACACGGTAACACTATTTCGCCGTGTTGCAGACAACTTTAGAACAAGTGCACGTGATAAAGGTTTTCAA ATTCGTGATTTTGAATATAGTCCAGAAGCACAAGAGAGTAGGAAGCAAGAGTTGGAAAAGTTGGTGCAAGACCAAGAAAGCTTTAGAAGCTCTCTTTTGCAATGGAGCTATACCAGTTATGGAGAG GTTTTCAGCTCCTGGATGCATTTTTGTGCAGTACGAATTTTTTCAGAGAGTATTCTAAGATATGGATTGCCACCATCTTTCTTG GCTTGTGTTTTAGCTCCTTCAGTTAAAGGTGAGAAGAAAGTGCGTTCAATCCTTGAAGGATTGTGTGACAGTGCAAACAG
- the LOC110614092 gene encoding B3 domain-containing transcription factor FUS3 isoform X2, which yields MMKEQAAVHEKPEARAWVAGGDGVAAEGDKVRGGSDRSWVGHGGDLVSMVGFDVKRKKRMPRQRRQSSSINYLFSFPNTVTVSSSCCSSSAATTSHVPSSSPLHHLPSFPTRVIDQRRLSFLFQKELKNSDKAAEAHLPILESKEGIFISMDDLDGLHVWSFKYRYWPNNNSRMYVLENTGDFVNTHGLQLGDFIMVYKDDQNQNYVIQAKKASDEDVYGNISTTAVSDMSLNDYDQVNKCSSFYMNYPMVDNTGLSFIYDTTTNFSDDSPLDFWGGSLTNYSRMGHMENSFGSVESFSLDEFN from the exons ATGATGAAGGAACAAGCGGCGGTTCATGAGAAACCCGAGGCGCGTGCTTGGGTGGCAGGTGGAGATGGTGTTGCTGCGGAGGGGGACAAGGTCCGTGGAGGGTCGGATCGGAGCTGGGTTGGCCATGGTGGTGACCTTGTTTCTATGGTGGGTTTTGATgttaaaaggaagaaaagaatgCCAAGACAGAGGAGACAGTCTTCTTCCATCAACTACCTTTTCTCTTTTCCTAATACTGTTACTGTTTCTTCTTCTTGCTGTTCATCTTCTGCTGCTACCACTTCGCACGTGCCTTCCTCCTCCCCTCTGCACCACCTTCCCTCTTTCCCAACACGT GTAATCGATCAAAGAAGATTGAGTTTTCTCTTTCAAAAGGAACTTAAGAACAGTGAT AAAGCTGCTGAGGCTCATCTCCCTATTCTTGAATCAAAAGAAGGTATTTTTATCAGCATGGATGACTTGGATGGTCTACATGTTTGGAGCTTCAAATACAG GTACTGGCCTAATAACAATAGCAGAATGTATGTACTTGAAAACACTG GGGATTTTGTTAACACGCACGGATTACAACTAGGAGACTTCATCATGGTGTATAAAGATGATCAAAACCAGAATTAT GTTATTCAAGCTAAGAAGGCTTCTGATGAAGATGTATATGGTAATATATCTACGACTGCTGTTAGCGACATGTCGCTTAACGATTACGATCAAGTTAACAAATGCAGCTCATTTTACATGAACTATCCAATGGTAGACAATACCGGGTTGTCGTTCATCTACGACACAACTACCAACTTCTCCGACGACTCACCACTTGATTTTTGGGGTGGATCACTGACTAACTATTCAAGAATGGGGCATATGGAAAATAGCTTTGGATCAGTGGAGAGCTTTTCGCTTGACGAGTTCAATTAG
- the LOC110614092 gene encoding B3 domain-containing transcription factor FUS3 isoform X1, with protein MMKEQAAVHEKPEARAWVAGGDGVAAEGDKVRGGSDRSWVGHGGDLVSMVGFDVKRKKRMPRQRRQSSSINYLFSFPNTVTVSSSCCSSSAATTSHVPSSSPLHHLPSFPTRVIDQRRLSFLFQKELKNSDVSSLKRMILPKKAAEAHLPILESKEGIFISMDDLDGLHVWSFKYRYWPNNNSRMYVLENTGDFVNTHGLQLGDFIMVYKDDQNQNYVIQAKKASDEDVYGNISTTAVSDMSLNDYDQVNKCSSFYMNYPMVDNTGLSFIYDTTTNFSDDSPLDFWGGSLTNYSRMGHMENSFGSVESFSLDEFN; from the exons ATGATGAAGGAACAAGCGGCGGTTCATGAGAAACCCGAGGCGCGTGCTTGGGTGGCAGGTGGAGATGGTGTTGCTGCGGAGGGGGACAAGGTCCGTGGAGGGTCGGATCGGAGCTGGGTTGGCCATGGTGGTGACCTTGTTTCTATGGTGGGTTTTGATgttaaaaggaagaaaagaatgCCAAGACAGAGGAGACAGTCTTCTTCCATCAACTACCTTTTCTCTTTTCCTAATACTGTTACTGTTTCTTCTTCTTGCTGTTCATCTTCTGCTGCTACCACTTCGCACGTGCCTTCCTCCTCCCCTCTGCACCACCTTCCCTCTTTCCCAACACGT GTAATCGATCAAAGAAGATTGAGTTTTCTCTTTCAAAAGGAACTTAAGAACAGTGATGTAAGCTCTCTCAAGAGGATGATACTCCCAAAG AAAGCTGCTGAGGCTCATCTCCCTATTCTTGAATCAAAAGAAGGTATTTTTATCAGCATGGATGACTTGGATGGTCTACATGTTTGGAGCTTCAAATACAG GTACTGGCCTAATAACAATAGCAGAATGTATGTACTTGAAAACACTG GGGATTTTGTTAACACGCACGGATTACAACTAGGAGACTTCATCATGGTGTATAAAGATGATCAAAACCAGAATTAT GTTATTCAAGCTAAGAAGGCTTCTGATGAAGATGTATATGGTAATATATCTACGACTGCTGTTAGCGACATGTCGCTTAACGATTACGATCAAGTTAACAAATGCAGCTCATTTTACATGAACTATCCAATGGTAGACAATACCGGGTTGTCGTTCATCTACGACACAACTACCAACTTCTCCGACGACTCACCACTTGATTTTTGGGGTGGATCACTGACTAACTATTCAAGAATGGGGCATATGGAAAATAGCTTTGGATCAGTGGAGAGCTTTTCGCTTGACGAGTTCAATTAG